A region from the Lolium perenne isolate Kyuss_39 chromosome 4, Kyuss_2.0, whole genome shotgun sequence genome encodes:
- the LOC127292288 gene encoding protochlorophyllide-dependent translocon component 52, chloroplastic: protein MDPLSLLTLPRARPSLPLRTAASNAPPSAARLAPARRWRRQRQRARLSSPVSAVAAEAPPSPSPSGGGEEDSEGRFDWLDQWYPFAPVCDLDPGAPHGKTVLGLRVVAWYDRAVDEWRVFDDACPHRLAPLSEGRIDDKGRLQCVYHGWCFDGRGSCQFIPQAPALGPPVHKNSKACVASYPSVVQNNILWFYPRADAEHQDVLERKRPPFIPEIDDPSFVTVYGIRDLSYGYDVLVENLMDPAHVPYAHKGLMGKLRKKEDPGRVEFDIEGGGPMKMKIEEANVNGFLSPQENGGYFRYEAPCTFYGSPLPREAEGEEKKKKKPQFMLVFMCIPVAPGKSRVIWAFPRNVGVWLDKIIPRWYYHIGQNAILDSDIYLLHIEERNFAAAGVENWQKAVYVPTQSDNMVIAFRNWFRKHCKSQVGWAAPTVDQLPATTTKDKLMERYWSHVAQCRSCSTALKAMKALEVVLQVAAVAVVGFLAVAKGTLVTSVVHKTAIVSFAVLCFAASRWLANFIEKNFYFQDYVHAYK, encoded by the exons ATGGATCCCCTCTCCCTCCTCACCCTCCCGCGCGCGCGCCCGTCGCTCCCGCTCCGCACCGCGGCCAGCAACGCACCACcatccgccgcccgcctcgcgccggcgcgacggtggcggcgccagcGCCAGCGCGCGCGGCTATCGTCGCCGGTCTCGGCCGTGGCGGCGgaggcgccgccgtcgccgtctcCGTCCGGCGGCGGGGAGGAGGACTCGGAGGGCCGATTCGACTGGCTGGACCAGTGGTACCCGTTCGCCCCGGTGTGCGACCTCGACCCCGGCGCGCCGCACGGCAAGACGGTGCTGGGCCTCCGCGTGGTCGCCTGGTACGACCGCGCCGTCGACGAGTGGCGCGTCTTCGACGACGCGTGCCCGCACCGCCTGGCCCCGCTCTCCGAGGGCCGGATCGACGACAAGGGCCGCCTCCAGTGCGTCTACCACGGCTGGTGCTTCGACGGCCGCGGCTCCTGCCAGTTCATCCCGCAGGCCCCCGCACTCGGCCCACCC GTGCACAAGAACAGCAAGGCGTGCGTGGCGTCCTACCCGAGCGTGGTGCAGAACAACATCCTCTGGTTCTACCCGAGGGCCGACGCCGAGCACCAGGACGTGCTGGAGAGGAAGCGCCCGCCCTTCATCCCGGAGATCGACGACCCCTCCTTCGTCACTGTCTACGGCATCAGAGACCTCTCCTACGG GTACGATGTGCTGGTGGAGAACCTCATGGACCCTGCACACGTGCCCTACGCGCACAAGGGGTTGATGGGCAAGCTCCGCAAGAAGGAAGACCCCGGAAGA GTTGAGTTCGACATAGAGGGTGGTGGGCcgatgaagatgaagatcgaGGAGGCGAACGTGAACGGGTTCCTGTCGCCGCAGGAGAACGGCGGCTACTTCCGGTACGAAGCGCCGTGCACCTTCTACGGCTCACCGCTTCCCAGGGAGGCCGAGGGAGAG gagaagaaaaagaagaagcctCAGTTCATGCTGGTGTTCATGTGCATTCCCGTGGCACCAGGGAAGAGCAGGGTGATCTGGGCATTCCCAAGGAACGTCGGTGTCTGGCTCGACAAGATCATACCGCGGTGGTACTACCACATCGGCCAGAACGCCATCTTGGACTCAGACATTTACCTCCTCCACATCGAG GAGCGCAACTTTGCCGCAGCCGGCGTTGAGAACTGGCAGAAAGCTGTGTACGTGCCCACGCAGTCGGACAACATGGTTATCGCCTTCCGAAACTGGTTCAGAAAGCACTGCAAGAGCCAGGTCGGATGGGCTGCACCAACTGTCGATCAGCTGCCGGCGACTACAACCAAAGACAAACTCATGGAAAG GTACTGGTCACATGTCGCGCAGTGCAGGAGCTGCAGCACGGCATTGAAGGCCATGAAGGCACTGGAGGTAGTCCTGCAGGTTGCGGCTGTCGCTGTCGTCGGGTTCCTCGCTGTCGCCAAGGGGACACTGGTGACATCGGTCGTACATAAAACCGCCATCGTGTCCTTTGCCGTCTTGTGCTTCGCTGCGTCCCGCTGGCTCGCGAACTTCATCGAGAAGAACTTCTATTTCCAGGATTACGTCCATGCTTACAAGTGA